ATCCCCCACCGCCATAAAGCAGGACGCCGCCGATATGGCCGAAGGCCACCTTGATGTCGGTGGTTGAAGGGATGGCGTTTTCCAGCAGCAGGGTCATGGACAGGAGGTAGAGTAAAAAGTTTGGTGTGGTGTCGGGCAGCAGGGAGAAGAAGCGTTGATCCACCTGATAGGCCAGATAGAAGAGGAGCATGGGGGCCAGGGCGGTTGGTATTGTATTGAAAAAGCGCAAATTGCTGAAGGTTACACTCCCGAGCGTGAGGCCATTGGGGGTTTGTTGGGGCCACAGGGAGATGCGGGAGGGTTTGGCCAGGAGGAGCAGACCGACCAGATAATGGGCCAACTCGTGCAGGAGGGTGCCGAACAGGTTGACCAGGGCGACCAGGAAGCGATTGCCAAAGGAGACGCGCCGCAGGCGGGCCAGGAGGAGGACCAGCGCGATGATGTAAAATCTATTGTCCAAAGAGAGAAATTCCTGGGATGACATGGCAGAGGCTTTTCCAATTTTTATGTCATTTTCGACGGTATGTTGGGTGGTTGAAAGGGGATGTCACCTGTCTTGCGGGTTGAATGAATCTTCGCAGACCATCCCGGAAGCATGTGAAGCTGGGCGATGCATTGTTTTCAACATCCATTTTTGGGGCGATGTTTTTTGCCCAGATGTGTTTATGCTTCAGGGTGAGTGGCGATCGTTTTTTAACGGAGCCCAGGCTGGATCGGACATTCGGGTCGATGGCCTCGGCCAGTTTCTCCCAGGTGTTGATCTGTGCGTCCTGCACATAGGTGTCCAAAACGCCTTGATCTGCATCAGGGTACGCTGCCAGTATGGCTGACCTGTCTCCCAGGAACCAGGCCTCAAGCTCTTCGATGGCGATCCGGAAGAGGTGTTTTGGAGTTTTTTCGCAATATTTCAAAAGATTGACAAGTTCCTGCTTGAATGTACGACAATCTGTTCTCTTATCCAGATCGACCAGGATCACAATAACCACATCATCGTTTGCCTCCTTGCCATAAGCGCGGAGTTTACCGGGCAGATTGTGGAGGAGCGTGCGATCTTTCACATGGGCTGGGTGATCCGGAAATTCTGGTAAGCTCCCAATGCCTTGGTGTTTATGGATGCTCCACGTGTGTGGATTCCCATAGGGCCCGACAATCTTTTCCATCAAGATGGAAAGGGCCGTTTTTTCGGTTTGCCCTTCGACGAGGATTTCAAAGTGCATGACCTAACCTGCATCCAGGTAATCGCTATACCACAAAGCGCCCAGTGGCTGCCCCTCACTCAACATGTTCTGGACGAATTGGATATCACAGG
This genomic interval from Magnetococcales bacterium contains the following:
- a CDS encoding DUF4276 family protein; translation: MHFEILVEGQTEKTALSILMEKIVGPYGNPHTWSIHKHQGIGSLPEFPDHPAHVKDRTLLHNLPGKLRAYGKEANDDVVIVILVDLDKRTDCRTFKQELVNLLKYCEKTPKHLFRIAIEELEAWFLGDRSAILAAYPDADQGVLDTYVQDAQINTWEKLAEAIDPNVRSSLGSVKKRSPLTLKHKHIWAKNIAPKMDVENNASPSFTCFRDGLRRFIQPARQVTSPFNHPTYRRK